Proteins from a genomic interval of Methanofollis formosanus:
- a CDS encoding 3'-5' exonuclease, with protein sequence MPDSSPGTVLVIDTETTGRILNGRAPPRLVELAWVLCDGRGTPQAEYTTTIFPEGFSIPRAAAEIHGITTADARRDGIPLRHALRDLSDAAESADWVVAHNLAYDRRVIAGECERTGRADPLEPLRGWCTMRGSARYCGIRRQGGYKWPTLSELHLALFGSPYEGAHRALEDARACSRCFFALVDAGEWKKGV encoded by the coding sequence ATGCCCGACTCATCTCCCGGCACGGTCCTCGTCATCGACACCGAGACGACCGGCCGGATTTTGAACGGGAGAGCACCTCCCCGTCTCGTTGAACTGGCATGGGTGCTCTGCGACGGCCGCGGCACCCCACAGGCCGAATATACGACGACCATTTTTCCCGAAGGCTTCTCGATCCCGCGGGCGGCGGCCGAGATTCACGGCATCACGACCGCCGATGCACGGCGGGACGGCATCCCCCTCCGGCATGCACTGAGAGATCTTTCAGATGCAGCGGAATCGGCCGATTGGGTCGTCGCCCACAACCTTGCCTATGACCGGCGAGTCATCGCCGGAGAATGCGAACGGACCGGGCGTGCCGACCCGTTGGAACCGCTCCGCGGCTGGTGTACGATGAGGGGTTCGGCGAGGTACTGCGGCATCAGGCGGCAGGGCGGGTATAAATGGCCGACGCTTTCAGAACTCCATCTGGCCCTCTTCGGCTCTCCCTATGAAGGGGCGCACCGGGCGCTGGAGGATGCACGGGCGTGTTCCCGATGTTTTTTTGCACTGGTGGACGCGGGGGAATGGAAAAAGGGAGTGTGA
- a CDS encoding ORC1-type DNA replication protein, with translation MKPLTADQTLFRDPAVFESAHLPEVFNHRDTQLEALAFALRPAFAGYRPQHAVLRGVPGTGKTTAIRLLFAEVEETTTQVVPVLVSCQVEKSLFAVVAEIFRVLVGHAPPTSGVSIKRLMSEVAHVLMAREAAVVVCLDDAHWLLADGGLDAVLAPLLRMHEVWPAVRVGVVLTLSAPEADLARALDPGTRSVFQAAEVFFPPYSAGEVRAILGDRVRAGLYPGVMPPAVLDLVVERAVATADLRVGLDLIGRAARAAEEAGRRTVTAGDVLAAFVVSKNRHLAVTIEGLSASERAVLAAALDEGRAEDGAAGAGQVYGRVCEGAEMSYTVFHERLKKLERLRLVDVQMVRRGRGRRREIGVREGVEEVLCRTTGRHAGVAEDQK, from the coding sequence ATGAAACCCCTCACCGCCGACCAGACGCTCTTCCGCGACCCTGCGGTTTTTGAGTCCGCTCATCTCCCTGAGGTCTTCAACCACCGCGACACGCAGCTCGAGGCCCTCGCCTTCGCCCTCCGCCCGGCCTTCGCGGGCTACCGCCCGCAGCACGCCGTGCTCCGCGGGGTGCCTGGCACCGGCAAGACGACGGCGATCAGGCTGCTCTTCGCCGAGGTGGAGGAGACGACGACGCAGGTGGTGCCGGTGCTCGTCTCCTGCCAGGTCGAGAAGAGTCTGTTTGCGGTCGTCGCCGAGATCTTCCGGGTGCTCGTCGGCCATGCCCCGCCGACCTCCGGGGTCTCGATCAAGCGCTTGATGTCCGAGGTCGCCCATGTCCTCATGGCGCGGGAGGCGGCGGTCGTCGTCTGCCTGGACGACGCCCACTGGCTCCTTGCCGACGGCGGGCTCGACGCCGTCCTCGCCCCGCTGCTCAGGATGCACGAGGTCTGGCCGGCGGTCCGGGTCGGGGTGGTGCTCACCCTCTCTGCGCCCGAGGCCGACCTCGCCCGTGCCCTCGACCCGGGCACGCGGTCGGTCTTCCAGGCGGCGGAGGTCTTCTTCCCGCCGTACTCCGCCGGGGAGGTGCGGGCGATCCTCGGCGACCGGGTGCGGGCCGGGCTGTATCCGGGGGTGATGCCGCCCGCGGTCCTCGACCTCGTCGTCGAGCGGGCGGTCGCCACCGCCGATCTCCGCGTCGGCCTGGACCTCATCGGGCGGGCGGCGAGGGCGGCCGAGGAGGCCGGGCGGCGCACGGTGACCGCCGGCGACGTTCTCGCCGCCTTTGTGGTCTCGAAGAACCGCCACCTCGCCGTGACGATCGAAGGGCTGTCGGCATCGGAGCGGGCGGTGCTCGCGGCGGCCCTCGACGAGGGCCGGGCGGAGGACGGGGCGGCCGGCGCCGGGCAGGTGTACGGCCGGGTGTGCGAGGGGGCGGAGATGAGCTACACGGTGTTTCACGAGCGGCTGAAGAAGCTGGAGCGGCTGCGGCTGGTGGATGTGCAGATGGTGCGCCGGGGCCGGGGGAGGAGGAGGGAGATCGGGGTGAGGGAGGGGGTGGAGGAGGTGCTCTGCAGGACGACAGGCCGGCATGCCGGAGTCGCCGAAGATCAAAAGTGA